The following are encoded together in the Portunus trituberculatus isolate SZX2019 chromosome 25, ASM1759143v1, whole genome shotgun sequence genome:
- the LOC123508600 gene encoding inhibitor of growth protein 3-like isoform X1 produces MLYLEDFLEVIEQIPQEIRDRTTDLRELDLGIQNTSDQLEEQIKTFFGNARKMKPQERDAEYEKIRKEYYRLLDDADEKVSIATNMHDLLERYVRKLDQELEKFKCELEADSPGVTELLEKRSLELDEPIRDSQKENRCYVSANSSSSASRTADRRQSSAANAAAAAAAAAAAAAAAAAAAAAAATTAPVKKEERMEPAALPTSMAVSPPPPPSAISYTLGHMGAGSNAIAAAASQAIAATQQMQQGRRTASLKASYDAITSGVTEFSIGSELANAAQTALAASALPQEAASTTTGTAGSSSGSSNKKQKKKHNPVSNIPAAPPMEASPAPSDDHLHDALLDPNAENPDWTYDPNEPRYCICNQVSYGDMVACDNPKCPVEWFHYPCVGITAPPKGKWYCPQCAAAMNRRARK; encoded by the coding sequence ATGTTGTACTTAGAGGACTTCCTGGAGGTGATAGAGCAGATCCCACAGGAGATCCGGGACCGCACAACAGATCTGCGAGAGCTGGACCTTGGCATCCAGAACACGTCAGACCAACTGGAGGAGCAGATTAAGACTTTCTTTGGGAATGCCAGGAAGATGAAGCCACAGGAACGGGACGCTGAGTATGAGAAAATCCGCAAGGAGTACTACCGGCTGCTGGACGATGCCGATGAGAAGGTGAGCATCGCCACCAACATGCATGACCTGTTGGAGCGCTATGTGAGGAAGCTGGACCAAGAGCTGGAAAAATTCAAGTGTGAGCTGGAGGCTGACAGCCCCGGGGTCACCGAATTGCTAGAGAAGCGCTCTCTGGAACTCGACGAACCCATCCGGGACAGCCAGAAGGAAAACCGCTGCTACGTCTCTGCAAACTCATCATCCTCTGCCTCTCGGACTGCAGACCGCCGCCAGTCCTCTGCTGCCaatgctgccgctgctgcagctgctgctgcggctgccgctgctgctgcagctgctgctgctgctgccgctgctactactgccccagtgaagaaagaggagagaatggaacCAGCTGCCTTGCCCACTTCAATGGCTGTCTCCCCGCCCCCTCCTCCGTCTGCCATATCCTACACCCTGGGTCACATGGGAGCAGGGAGCAATGCCATAGCAGCTGCTGCCTCCCAAGCCATTGCTGCCACCCAGCAGATGCAGCAGGGTCGTCGCACTGCCAGCCTGAAAGCCTCTTATGATGCTATCACTTCCGGAGTGACAGAATTTTCTATAGGTAGTGAGCTGGCTAACGCTGCCCAGACAGCTCTTGCAGCCTCTGCTCTGCCCCAGGAAGCCGCCTCCACTACAACAGGAACTGCTGGTAGTTCTTCAGGTTCCAGCaataaaaagcagaagaaaaaacacaaccCTGTCAGCAACATCCCTGCTGCCCCACCTATGGAGGCCTCCCCTGCCCCCTCAGATGACCACCTGCACGACGCCTTACTTGACCCCAATGCCGAGAACCCAGACTGGACCTATGACCCCAATGAGCCCAGGTACTGCATCTGCAACCAGGTGTCTTATGGGGACATGGTGGCCTGTGACAACCCTAAGTGTCCTGTGGAGTGGTTCCACTACCCCTGTGTGGGCATCACTGCACCCCCAAAAGGAAAGTGGTACTGCCCTCAGTGTGCTGCGGCTATGAACCGCCGGGCAAGAAAGTGA
- the LOC123508600 gene encoding synaptic vesicle membrane protein VAT-1 homolog isoform X2, which translates to MVKKVVVKAVGGLEQLQVEEDVPPPEPLPDQVTVEVKACALNFYDIYIRQGLSPDTQPPCTLGLECAGVVTAVGEKVDTVKPGDHVAVHCPKGGACAEMITVGVDSVLVVPPNMSFDVAASFTVTYLTAYFTIFHMGGLREGGSVLIHSAAGGVGWAATQLAKTVPRVTVFGTASQHKHQTIKENGVDFPIHYEQDYEIEILRQRPQGVSLVLDNLSGTDFTKSQNLLEPLGKVVLIGARSMVGKEHRSLWQVFKVWWDTKNVTPYSLVMNNHGIAGFNLNELRNKDPAEFTQGWKIILEMITTKKIQPKIDSVWKFDDIVEASRQITERKNIGKVIIKP; encoded by the exons ATGGTGAAGAaggttgtggtgaaggcagtgggAGGATTGGAACAActgcag GTAGAGGAAGATGTACCCCCTCCTGAACCCTTGCCGGATCAGGTCACTGTCGAGGTCAAGGCGTGCGCACTCAACTTTTATGACATCTATATTCGCCAAGGTCTGAGTCCTGACACCCAGCCCCCCTGTACCCTGGGCTTGGagtgtgctggtgtggtgaCAGCTGTGGGGGAGAAAGTGGACACAGTAAAG CCAGGGGACCATGTAGCTGTTCACTGTCCCAAGGGAGGAGCGTGTGCCGAGATGATCACCGTGGGTGTCGACAGTGTGCTGGTTGTTCCACCCAACATGAGCTTTGATGTGGCCGCCTCCTTTACTGTAACTTACCTTACTGCTTACTTCACAATCTTCCACATGGGaggactgagggagggaggctctGTCCTCATCCACAGTGCTGCAG GAGGTGTTGGTTGGGCAGCCACTCAGCTTGCCAAGACTGTGCCAAGGGTAACAGTCTTTGGCACAGCTTCACAGCACAAGCACCAGACCATAAAGGAGAATGGAGTGGATTTTCCTATACATTATGAGCAG GACTATGAAATTGAGATACTGAGACAGAGACCTCAGGGTGTGAGCTTAGTGCTGGATAACCTGAGTGGGACAGATTTCACCAAGAGCCAAAATCTCCTTGAGCCACTTGGCAAG GTGGTGCTGATAGGAGCACGCAGCATGGTGGGGAAGGAACACCGCAGCCTGTGGCAGGTCTTCAAGGTGTGGTGGGATACCAAGAATGTGACTCCATACTCACTCGTCATGAACAACCATGGCATTGCAG GGTTTAACTTGAACGAGCTACGTAACAAAGATCCTGCAGAGTTTACCCAAGGCTGGAAGATAATTCTTGAGATGATCACTACCAAAAAAATTCAGCCAAAAATAGATTCTGTTTGGAAGTTTGATGACATAGTAGAGGCTTCCAGGCAGATCACTGAGAGGAAGAATATTGGGAAAGTTATTATCAAACCATAA